In Bacteroidales bacterium, a genomic segment contains:
- a CDS encoding alpha-L-fucosidase translates to MIYKNVPFLFLMIIAVTFSASAQKFQNNFESLEKSNPVPEWFKDAKFGIYFHWGVYSVPAYGNEWYPRNMYLKDSPENKHHAETYGDISSWPYNNFITGAKDKNGNFIQFAPKLKSEGGNFDPDEWAQLFADAGAKFAGPVAEHHDGFSMWASKVNPWNAKDMGPKLDLVSLLTDAIRKKNMKIILSMHHAYNITGFYEAVPKTEDPKLQILYGQRGKEKNEELWLQKHKEIIDNYKPDIIWQDFNLPVISQPVLLEFLAYYYNMADKWNKEVVATYKDALNTKCAVLDYERGGPTDLTQNYWLTDDAISSSSWCYTEGIGYYSKKQILHGFLDRISKNGNLLLNISPKADGTIPQEQKDVLLAMGDWLKKYGEAVYATRAWEKYGEGPTKMGAAHGVFTAPAEGTATDIRFTRSKDNTTLYAIMLGWDKNQKEVVLNSLSSQRINLKNLKSLVLINGKAGNYLPVSYKQDEQGLLVNLPEKSFEDMAYVLKFTFTGQIPKLDNYADLDCNPDYYIIPGNNNGSLVLKSDMTLAAKKKNPSNQWKLESLGKGLYRIHNSGNSDKLIECISGNDLQIAGFSGKENQIWKIENSYNGLLKISNKQFPTSIISVNPSLAEGNKVGILNPENVSLSGWSLKELCNLDQRAYKSNTIPGIIEVEDFDEGCPGEVYVDKDENNAGSQYRSNVGVDIEKCSAGGYSIGWTSEGEWMLYTVTVSKPTTCQVTFHIASSSESGRIHLECDGKNLTEAISIPNTGGYQKWGIVKNTAQLDAGTHVIKLFIDGGGFNIDKMVFEELN, encoded by the coding sequence ATGATTTATAAAAATGTGCCTTTTCTGTTTCTGATGATTATCGCGGTCACTTTTAGTGCTTCAGCTCAGAAGTTTCAAAACAATTTTGAATCCCTGGAAAAGTCAAACCCGGTGCCCGAATGGTTTAAAGATGCAAAATTCGGTATTTATTTCCATTGGGGTGTTTATTCTGTTCCGGCTTATGGAAATGAATGGTATCCCCGCAATATGTATCTTAAAGATAGCCCTGAAAACAAGCATCATGCTGAAACATATGGCGATATATCCAGTTGGCCTTACAATAATTTTATCACAGGTGCAAAAGACAAAAATGGGAATTTTATACAGTTTGCTCCAAAACTCAAATCAGAAGGCGGTAATTTCGACCCTGACGAATGGGCACAATTATTCGCCGATGCAGGAGCAAAATTTGCAGGACCCGTAGCTGAACACCATGACGGATTTTCAATGTGGGCCAGTAAGGTAAATCCATGGAATGCAAAAGATATGGGACCCAAACTCGATTTAGTGAGCTTGCTGACTGATGCTATCCGGAAAAAAAATATGAAAATTATCCTGTCGATGCATCATGCCTATAATATAACCGGATTTTATGAAGCTGTTCCCAAAACTGAAGATCCTAAACTTCAAATATTATACGGTCAAAGGGGAAAAGAAAAAAACGAAGAATTGTGGCTGCAGAAGCATAAGGAAATTATTGACAACTATAAACCTGATATTATCTGGCAGGATTTCAATTTACCGGTTATTTCCCAACCGGTTTTACTTGAGTTTCTGGCTTATTATTACAATATGGCTGATAAATGGAATAAGGAAGTAGTTGCCACCTATAAGGATGCCCTGAATACAAAATGTGCCGTTCTGGATTATGAACGTGGAGGCCCTACAGACCTTACTCAAAATTACTGGCTTACAGATGACGCCATAAGCTCATCAAGTTGGTGTTATACCGAGGGTATAGGGTATTATTCAAAGAAACAGATACTTCATGGCTTTCTCGACAGAATAAGCAAGAACGGTAACCTTTTATTAAACATTTCGCCCAAAGCAGATGGGACAATACCACAGGAACAAAAAGACGTATTGCTTGCCATGGGTGATTGGCTTAAAAAATATGGCGAAGCAGTATATGCTACACGTGCATGGGAAAAGTATGGGGAAGGCCCTACAAAAATGGGTGCGGCACACGGAGTTTTTACAGCTCCGGCAGAAGGTACTGCTACTGATATTCGTTTTACACGATCGAAGGACAATACAACCCTTTATGCCATCATGCTGGGTTGGGATAAAAATCAGAAAGAGGTAGTACTAAATTCGTTGTCTTCCCAAAGAATCAATTTAAAGAATTTGAAATCTCTTGTTCTGATTAATGGGAAAGCCGGCAATTATTTACCTGTATCTTACAAACAGGATGAACAGGGTTTACTGGTTAATCTGCCTGAAAAATCGTTTGAGGATATGGCCTATGTTCTGAAATTCACCTTTACTGGTCAGATACCCAAGCTTGATAATTATGCGGACCTCGATTGCAATCCGGATTATTACATCATACCGGGGAATAACAATGGATCATTGGTGCTTAAATCAGATATGACACTAGCAGCAAAGAAAAAGAATCCGTCTAACCAATGGAAACTTGAGTCTTTGGGCAAGGGACTGTATAGAATTCATAATAGCGGGAACAGCGATAAATTAATTGAATGTATATCCGGTAATGATCTTCAGATTGCCGGTTTCTCTGGGAAAGAAAATCAAATATGGAAAATTGAGAACTCCTACAATGGCTTATTGAAAATTTCAAACAAACAATTTCCAACTAGTATAATATCAGTTAATCCTTCTCTCGCCGAAGGAAATAAGGTTGGAATTCTTAATCCGGAGAATGTTTCGCTTTCCGGATGGAGTCTGAAGGAACTATGCAACCTTGATCAGAGAGCATATAAATCAAATACCATCCCGGGGATTATTGAAGTGGAAGATTTTGATGAGGGTTGCCCTGGTGAAGTCTATGTTGACAAAGACGAAAATAATGCAGGAAGCCAGTACCGTTCAAATGTGGGTGTGGACATTGAGAAGTGTTCAGCCGGCGGTTATAGTATTGGCTGGACTTCCGAAGGTGAATGGATGTTATATACAGTTACTGTAAGTAAACCGACTACCTGCCAGGTTACATTTCATATTGCTTCTTCTTCTGAAAGCGGGAGAATACATCTTGAATGTGACGGGAAAAATTTAACTGAGGCCATTTCAATTCCCAATACGGGTGGATACCAAAAATGGGGGATTGTAAAAAATACGGCACAACTTGATGCCGGTACGCATGTTATAAAACTTTTCATTGATGGCGGCGGTTTCAATATTGATAAGATGGTTTTTGAAGAATTAAATTGA